The following are from one region of the Aspergillus chevalieri M1 DNA, chromosome 1, nearly complete sequence genome:
- a CDS encoding metal homeostatis BSD2 family protein (COG:U;~EggNog:ENOG410PPN9;~InterPro:IPR019325;~PFAM:PF10176;~TransMembrane:2 (i226-247o326-344i);~go_process: GO:0007034 - vacuolar transport [Evidence IEA];~go_process: GO:0030001 - metal ion transport [Evidence IEA]) — translation MSSQRYQRVNAHDEDDPNHYPSNPSRSNSHLAPSSPPPSFHSRSSSPSSRRLLNDDSRRADDTDQTLADAFDDGSDSEVENEPDDRQRLMRANPEPRAFAGGSDYNNDDNGNGNAAASSSSQGGGQGQQDQTQQQGRGIFRRLTILPSFTPSSSAPGRVIGSNDGVFANLAAKPERGEKNEDLPPSYEEAAADATPPYWETTILAPGISSDEVFVDGLPVGSIFSFVWNAMISMSFQLVGFLLTYLLHTTHAAKNGSRAGLGLTLVQYGFYMKGGSDPKPDDGGDADQYVNPPDPNSHNFDPDAVTDGGAGGDGNGAMSAISTSEWISYILMIVGWFILIRAISDFLRARRHEQIVLQSPDRGLGIPVIAEGERAETVV, via the exons GTAAACGCCCATGACGAAGATGATCCAAATCATTACCCGTCGAATCCGTCCCGATCGAACTCGCACCTCGCTCCATCCTCTCCACCTCCCTCGTTCCACTCTCGttcctcttcgccttcaTCCAGACGTCTTTTAAACGATGACTCTCGCCGGGCCGACGATACGGACCAGACCCTTGCCGATGCGTTCGACGATGGGAGCGACTCGGAGGTGGAGAATGAGCCTGACGATAGACAGCGCTTAATGCGGGCGAACCCTGAGCCGCGGGCTTTTGCCGGTGGTAGCGACTACAACAACGATGACAATGGAAACGGTAATGCCGCTGCGTCTTCGTCGAGCCAAGGGGGAGGACAAGGGCAGCAGGATCAAACACAGCAACAGGGTCGAGGGATCTTTAGAAGACTGACTATCCTTCCGTCGTTCACGCCTTCGTCTTCCGCGCCGGGTCGCGTGATCGGATCGAACGACGGTGTGTTTGCGAATCTGGCGGCTAAGCCGGAGCGGGGTGAGAAGAATGAGGATTTGCCTCCG TCCTACGAAGAAGCAGCCGCCGATGCGACTCCGCCGTACTGGGAAACTACGATTTTGGCGCCAGGCATCTCGTCCGATGAGGTGTTCGTGGATGGACTGCCGGTTGGGTCGATCTTCTCCTTTGTCTGGAACGCCATGATTTCTATGTCTTTCCAACTGGTCGGATTCCTCCTCACCTACCTCTTACACACTACACACGCAGCGAAGAACGGAAGCAGAGCTGGTCTCGGTCTTACTCTCGTGCAGTATGGATTCTACATGAAAGGCGGAAGCGATCCGAAACcggatgatggtggtgatgcggACCAATATGTCAACCCCCCAGACCCAAACAGCCATAATTTTGACCCCGATGCAGTAACAGACGGTGGCGCTGGTGGCGATGGCAACGGTGCTATGTCTGCTATTAGTACTAGCGAGTGGATCTCCTACATCTTGATGATCGTCGGTTGGTTTATCCTGATTCGCGCCATCAGTGACTTCTTGCGGGCCCGACGCCACGAGCAGATTGTATTACAGAGTCCTGACCGTGGACTCGGCATTCCGGTCATTGCGGAGGGTGAGAGAGCAGAGACGGTGGTTTGA